One segment of Prionailurus bengalensis isolate Pbe53 chromosome X, Fcat_Pben_1.1_paternal_pri, whole genome shotgun sequence DNA contains the following:
- the FHL1 gene encoding four and a half LIM domains protein 1 isoform X5, which yields MASHRHSGPSSYKVGTMTEKFDCHYCRDNLQGKKYVQKDGHHCCLKCFDKFCANTCVDCRKPIGADSKEVHYKNRYWHDTCFRCAKCLHPLANETFVAKDNKIFCNKCTTREDNPKCKGCFKPIVAGDQNVEYKKTVWHKDCFTCSNCKQVIGTGSFFPKGEDFYCVTCHETKFAKHCVKCNKGLVKAPVWWPMKDNPGTTTASTAKNAP from the exons ATGGCTTCCCATAGACACTCAG GTCCCTCCAGCTACAAGGTGGGCACCATGACTGAGAAGTTCGACTGCCACTACTGCAGGGACAACCTGCAGGGGAAGAAGTACGTGCAGAAGGACGGCCACCACTGCTGCCTCAAGTGCTTCGACAAGTTCTGCGCCAACACCTGTGTGGACTGCCGGAAGCCCATCGGCGCCGACTCCAAG GAGGTGCACTATAAGAACCGCTACTGGCACGACACCTGCTTCCGCTGTGCCAAGTGCCTTCACCCCTTGGCCAACGAGACCTTTGTGGCCAAGGACAACAAGATCTTCTGCAACAAGTGCACCACTCGGGAGGACAACCCCAAGTGCAAGGGGTGCTTCAAGCCAATCGTGGCAG GAGATCAGAACGTGGAGTACAAGAAGACCGTGTGGCACAAAGACTGCTTCACCTGCAGCAACTGCAAGCAAGTGATCGGGACCGGAAGCTTCTTCCCCAAAGGGGAGGACTTCTACTGCGTGACCTGCCACGAGACCAAATTCGCCAAGCACTGCGTGAAGTGCAACAAG GGTTTGGTAAAGGCTCCAGTGTGGTGGCCTATGAAGGACAATCCTGGCACGACTACTGCTTCCACTGCAAAAAATGCTCCATGA
- the FHL1 gene encoding four and a half LIM domains protein 1 isoform X1 — protein MASHRHSGPSSYKVGTMTEKFDCHYCRDNLQGKKYVQKDGHHCCLKCFDKFCANTCVDCRKPIGADSKEVHYKNRYWHDTCFRCAKCLHPLANETFVAKDNKIFCNKCTTREDNPKCKGCFKPIVAGDQNVEYKKTVWHKDCFTCSNCKQVIGTGSFFPKGEDFYCVTCHETKFAKHCVKCNKAITSGGITYQDQPWHAECFVCVTCSKKLAGQRFTAVEDQYYCVDCYKNFVAKKCAGCKNPITGKRTVSRVSHPVSKARKPPVCHGKRLPLTLFPSANLRGRHPGGERTCPSWVVVLYRKNRSLAAPRGPGLVKAPVWWPMKDNPGTTTASTAKNAP, from the exons ATGGCTTCCCATAGACACTCAG GTCCCTCCAGCTACAAGGTGGGCACCATGACTGAGAAGTTCGACTGCCACTACTGCAGGGACAACCTGCAGGGGAAGAAGTACGTGCAGAAGGACGGCCACCACTGCTGCCTCAAGTGCTTCGACAAGTTCTGCGCCAACACCTGTGTGGACTGCCGGAAGCCCATCGGCGCCGACTCCAAG GAGGTGCACTATAAGAACCGCTACTGGCACGACACCTGCTTCCGCTGTGCCAAGTGCCTTCACCCCTTGGCCAACGAGACCTTTGTGGCCAAGGACAACAAGATCTTCTGCAACAAGTGCACCACTCGGGAGGACAACCCCAAGTGCAAGGGGTGCTTCAAGCCAATCGTGGCAG GAGATCAGAACGTGGAGTACAAGAAGACCGTGTGGCACAAAGACTGCTTCACCTGCAGCAACTGCAAGCAAGTGATCGGGACCGGAAGCTTCTTCCCCAAAGGGGAGGACTTCTACTGCGTGACCTGCCACGAGACCAAATTCGCCAAGCACTGCGTGAAGTGCAACAAG GCCATCACATCTGGAGGAATCACTTACCAGGATCAGCCCTGGCATGCCGAGTGCTTTGTGTGTGTTACCTGCTCTAAGAAGCTGGCTGGGCAGCGTTTCACCGCTGTGGAGGACCAGTATTACTGCGTGGATTGCTACAAGAACTTTGTGGCCAAGAAGTGTGCTGGATGCAAGAACCCCATCACTG GGAAAAGGACTGTGTCaagagtgagccacccagtctctaaAGCTAGGAAGCCCCCAGTGTGCCACGGGAAACGCTTGCCTCTCACCCTGTTTCCCAGCGCCAACCTCCGGGGCAGGCATCCGGGTGGAGAGAGGACTTGTCCCTCGTGGGTGGTGGTTCTTTATAGAAAAAATCGAAGCTTAGCAGCTCCTCGAGGCCCG GGTTTGGTAAAGGCTCCAGTGTGGTGGCCTATGAAGGACAATCCTGGCACGACTACTGCTTCCACTGCAAAAAATGCTCCATGA
- the FHL1 gene encoding four and a half LIM domains protein 1 isoform X3 codes for MASHRHSGPSSYKVGTMTEKFDCHYCRDNLQGKKYVQKDGHHCCLKCFDKFCANTCVDCRKPIGADSKEVHYKNRYWHDTCFRCAKCLHPLANETFVAKDNKIFCNKCTTREDNPKCKGCFKPIVAGDQNVEYKKTVWHKDCFTCSNCKQVIGTGSFFPKGEDFYCVTCHETKFAKHCVKCNKAITSGGITYQDQPWHAECFVCVTCSKKLAGQRFTAVEDQYYCVDCYKNFVAKKCAGCKNPITGFGKGSSVVAYEGQSWHDYCFHCKKCSMNLANKRFVFHQEQVYCPDCAKKL; via the exons ATGGCTTCCCATAGACACTCAG GTCCCTCCAGCTACAAGGTGGGCACCATGACTGAGAAGTTCGACTGCCACTACTGCAGGGACAACCTGCAGGGGAAGAAGTACGTGCAGAAGGACGGCCACCACTGCTGCCTCAAGTGCTTCGACAAGTTCTGCGCCAACACCTGTGTGGACTGCCGGAAGCCCATCGGCGCCGACTCCAAG GAGGTGCACTATAAGAACCGCTACTGGCACGACACCTGCTTCCGCTGTGCCAAGTGCCTTCACCCCTTGGCCAACGAGACCTTTGTGGCCAAGGACAACAAGATCTTCTGCAACAAGTGCACCACTCGGGAGGACAACCCCAAGTGCAAGGGGTGCTTCAAGCCAATCGTGGCAG GAGATCAGAACGTGGAGTACAAGAAGACCGTGTGGCACAAAGACTGCTTCACCTGCAGCAACTGCAAGCAAGTGATCGGGACCGGAAGCTTCTTCCCCAAAGGGGAGGACTTCTACTGCGTGACCTGCCACGAGACCAAATTCGCCAAGCACTGCGTGAAGTGCAACAAG GCCATCACATCTGGAGGAATCACTTACCAGGATCAGCCCTGGCATGCCGAGTGCTTTGTGTGTGTTACCTGCTCTAAGAAGCTGGCTGGGCAGCGTTTCACCGCTGTGGAGGACCAGTATTACTGCGTGGATTGCTACAAGAACTTTGTGGCCAAGAAGTGTGCTGGATGCAAGAACCCCATCACTG GGTTTGGTAAAGGCTCCAGTGTGGTGGCCTATGAAGGACAATCCTGGCACGACTACTGCTTCCACTGCAAAAAATGCTCCATGAATCTGGCCAACAAGCGCTTTGTTTTCCACCAGGAGCAAGTGTATTGCCCCGACTGTGCCAAAAAGCTGTAA
- the FHL1 gene encoding four and a half LIM domains protein 1 isoform X2: MTEKFDCHYCRDNLQGKKYVQKDGHHCCLKCFDKFCANTCVDCRKPIGADSKEVHYKNRYWHDTCFRCAKCLHPLANETFVAKDNKIFCNKCTTREDNPKCKGCFKPIVAGDQNVEYKKTVWHKDCFTCSNCKQVIGTGSFFPKGEDFYCVTCHETKFAKHCVKCNKAITSGGITYQDQPWHAECFVCVTCSKKLAGQRFTAVEDQYYCVDCYKNFVAKKCAGCKNPITGKRTVSRVSHPVSKARKPPVCHGKRLPLTLFPSANLRGRHPGGERTCPSWVVVLYRKNRSLAAPRGPGLVKAPVWWPMKDNPGTTTASTAKNAP, from the exons ATGACTGAGAAGTTCGACTGCCACTACTGCAGGGACAACCTGCAGGGGAAGAAGTACGTGCAGAAGGACGGCCACCACTGCTGCCTCAAGTGCTTCGACAAGTTCTGCGCCAACACCTGTGTGGACTGCCGGAAGCCCATCGGCGCCGACTCCAAG GAGGTGCACTATAAGAACCGCTACTGGCACGACACCTGCTTCCGCTGTGCCAAGTGCCTTCACCCCTTGGCCAACGAGACCTTTGTGGCCAAGGACAACAAGATCTTCTGCAACAAGTGCACCACTCGGGAGGACAACCCCAAGTGCAAGGGGTGCTTCAAGCCAATCGTGGCAG GAGATCAGAACGTGGAGTACAAGAAGACCGTGTGGCACAAAGACTGCTTCACCTGCAGCAACTGCAAGCAAGTGATCGGGACCGGAAGCTTCTTCCCCAAAGGGGAGGACTTCTACTGCGTGACCTGCCACGAGACCAAATTCGCCAAGCACTGCGTGAAGTGCAACAAG GCCATCACATCTGGAGGAATCACTTACCAGGATCAGCCCTGGCATGCCGAGTGCTTTGTGTGTGTTACCTGCTCTAAGAAGCTGGCTGGGCAGCGTTTCACCGCTGTGGAGGACCAGTATTACTGCGTGGATTGCTACAAGAACTTTGTGGCCAAGAAGTGTGCTGGATGCAAGAACCCCATCACTG GGAAAAGGACTGTGTCaagagtgagccacccagtctctaaAGCTAGGAAGCCCCCAGTGTGCCACGGGAAACGCTTGCCTCTCACCCTGTTTCCCAGCGCCAACCTCCGGGGCAGGCATCCGGGTGGAGAGAGGACTTGTCCCTCGTGGGTGGTGGTTCTTTATAGAAAAAATCGAAGCTTAGCAGCTCCTCGAGGCCCG GGTTTGGTAAAGGCTCCAGTGTGGTGGCCTATGAAGGACAATCCTGGCACGACTACTGCTTCCACTGCAAAAAATGCTCCATGA
- the FHL1 gene encoding four and a half LIM domains protein 1 isoform X4, giving the protein MTEKFDCHYCRDNLQGKKYVQKDGHHCCLKCFDKFCANTCVDCRKPIGADSKEVHYKNRYWHDTCFRCAKCLHPLANETFVAKDNKIFCNKCTTREDNPKCKGCFKPIVAGDQNVEYKKTVWHKDCFTCSNCKQVIGTGSFFPKGEDFYCVTCHETKFAKHCVKCNKAITSGGITYQDQPWHAECFVCVTCSKKLAGQRFTAVEDQYYCVDCYKNFVAKKCAGCKNPITGFGKGSSVVAYEGQSWHDYCFHCKKCSMNLANKRFVFHQEQVYCPDCAKKL; this is encoded by the exons ATGACTGAGAAGTTCGACTGCCACTACTGCAGGGACAACCTGCAGGGGAAGAAGTACGTGCAGAAGGACGGCCACCACTGCTGCCTCAAGTGCTTCGACAAGTTCTGCGCCAACACCTGTGTGGACTGCCGGAAGCCCATCGGCGCCGACTCCAAG GAGGTGCACTATAAGAACCGCTACTGGCACGACACCTGCTTCCGCTGTGCCAAGTGCCTTCACCCCTTGGCCAACGAGACCTTTGTGGCCAAGGACAACAAGATCTTCTGCAACAAGTGCACCACTCGGGAGGACAACCCCAAGTGCAAGGGGTGCTTCAAGCCAATCGTGGCAG GAGATCAGAACGTGGAGTACAAGAAGACCGTGTGGCACAAAGACTGCTTCACCTGCAGCAACTGCAAGCAAGTGATCGGGACCGGAAGCTTCTTCCCCAAAGGGGAGGACTTCTACTGCGTGACCTGCCACGAGACCAAATTCGCCAAGCACTGCGTGAAGTGCAACAAG GCCATCACATCTGGAGGAATCACTTACCAGGATCAGCCCTGGCATGCCGAGTGCTTTGTGTGTGTTACCTGCTCTAAGAAGCTGGCTGGGCAGCGTTTCACCGCTGTGGAGGACCAGTATTACTGCGTGGATTGCTACAAGAACTTTGTGGCCAAGAAGTGTGCTGGATGCAAGAACCCCATCACTG GGTTTGGTAAAGGCTCCAGTGTGGTGGCCTATGAAGGACAATCCTGGCACGACTACTGCTTCCACTGCAAAAAATGCTCCATGAATCTGGCCAACAAGCGCTTTGTTTTCCACCAGGAGCAAGTGTATTGCCCCGACTGTGCCAAAAAGCTGTAA
- the FHL1 gene encoding four and a half LIM domains protein 1 isoform X6, with product MTEKFDCHYCRDNLQGKKYVQKDGHHCCLKCFDKFCANTCVDCRKPIGADSKEVHYKNRYWHDTCFRCAKCLHPLANETFVAKDNKIFCNKCTTREDNPKCKGCFKPIVAGDQNVEYKKTVWHKDCFTCSNCKQVIGTGSFFPKGEDFYCVTCHETKFAKHCVKCNKGLVKAPVWWPMKDNPGTTTASTAKNAP from the exons ATGACTGAGAAGTTCGACTGCCACTACTGCAGGGACAACCTGCAGGGGAAGAAGTACGTGCAGAAGGACGGCCACCACTGCTGCCTCAAGTGCTTCGACAAGTTCTGCGCCAACACCTGTGTGGACTGCCGGAAGCCCATCGGCGCCGACTCCAAG GAGGTGCACTATAAGAACCGCTACTGGCACGACACCTGCTTCCGCTGTGCCAAGTGCCTTCACCCCTTGGCCAACGAGACCTTTGTGGCCAAGGACAACAAGATCTTCTGCAACAAGTGCACCACTCGGGAGGACAACCCCAAGTGCAAGGGGTGCTTCAAGCCAATCGTGGCAG GAGATCAGAACGTGGAGTACAAGAAGACCGTGTGGCACAAAGACTGCTTCACCTGCAGCAACTGCAAGCAAGTGATCGGGACCGGAAGCTTCTTCCCCAAAGGGGAGGACTTCTACTGCGTGACCTGCCACGAGACCAAATTCGCCAAGCACTGCGTGAAGTGCAACAAG GGTTTGGTAAAGGCTCCAGTGTGGTGGCCTATGAAGGACAATCCTGGCACGACTACTGCTTCCACTGCAAAAAATGCTCCATGA